The following are from one region of the Ignavibacteriota bacterium genome:
- a CDS encoding SDR family oxidoreductase, whose amino-acid sequence MSVENKISELFSLKNKVAVVTGAIGLLGKNHCHALAEASAHVIVADLDKNECEKFASSLSGNASGFEVDITNKKSIIDLKEKIINKFGKIDILVNNAAINDKFNDPVSAIEESKFENYPVEMFRKSLDVNVTGMFLCSQVIGAEMANKSYGSIINIASTYGIVAPDQSIYKNEKGEQTFYKSAAYPVTKGAVISFTRFLAAYWGNKGVRVNTLSPGGVKDNQEEFFVNNYSAKTPLGRMAHPNDYKGALIFLASDASSYMTGANLIVDGGWTAW is encoded by the coding sequence GTGTCAGTTGAAAATAAAATTTCTGAATTATTCTCACTCAAAAATAAAGTTGCAGTTGTAACTGGTGCAATTGGATTACTGGGAAAGAATCATTGTCATGCACTTGCTGAAGCCAGTGCTCATGTTATAGTTGCAGATTTGGATAAAAATGAATGTGAAAAATTTGCTTCTTCCCTTTCGGGAAATGCTTCTGGATTTGAAGTCGATATTACGAATAAAAAATCTATAATTGATTTGAAGGAAAAAATTATAAACAAATTTGGAAAGATCGATATACTTGTGAACAATGCAGCTATCAATGATAAATTTAACGATCCTGTATCTGCAATCGAAGAATCAAAATTTGAAAATTATCCTGTTGAGATGTTCAGAAAATCTCTTGATGTAAATGTAACCGGAATGTTTCTTTGTTCGCAGGTTATTGGAGCTGAAATGGCAAATAAAAGTTATGGAAGCATTATTAATATCGCATCAACTTATGGTATTGTTGCACCTGATCAATCTATTTACAAAAATGAAAAAGGTGAACAAACTTTTTATAAATCAGCAGCATATCCCGTTACGAAAGGTGCAGTTATTTCTTTCACAAGATTCCTTGCAGCTTACTGGGGAAATAAAGGCGTGCGTGTAAATACTTTATCACCGGGTGGTGTAAAAGATAATCAGGAAGAATTTTTTGTGAATAACTATTCAGCGAAAACACCACTTGGGCGAATGGCTCATCCAAATGATTATAAAGGAGCCTTAATCTTTCTTGCAAGTGACGCTTCAAGTTATATGACTGGCGCAAATCTTATTGTTGATGGAGGTTGGACAGCATGGTAA
- a CDS encoding HAD-IIIA family hydrolase — MVIDNQLMKKNIHLKEKLEKIKLVLTDNDGVLTDTGVYYSAKGEELKRFSIRDGMGIERLRKYANVETIIITGEESGSVRARAEKLKMKEYYLGVKKKEEVLLEILKKHNLTVDEIAFVGDDSNDVEIMKLVGFKATPSDGMNFIKEIADYICENKGGNGAFREVAELIISSKSK, encoded by the coding sequence ATGGTGATTGATAATCAATTAATGAAAAAAAATATCCACCTGAAAGAAAAGCTTGAAAAAATAAAATTAGTATTAACCGATAACGATGGTGTATTAACAGATACCGGAGTATATTATTCAGCAAAAGGTGAAGAGTTGAAAAGGTTTTCTATTCGTGATGGAATGGGAATTGAACGACTTAGAAAATATGCAAATGTTGAGACCATTATCATCACTGGTGAGGAATCTGGCTCTGTTAGAGCAAGAGCAGAAAAACTTAAGATGAAAGAGTACTACCTTGGCGTGAAGAAAAAAGAGGAAGTCCTGTTAGAAATATTAAAGAAACATAATCTGACAGTGGATGAGATAGCATTCGTTGGTGACGATTCAAATGATGTCGAAATCATGAAGCTCGTTGGTTTCAAAGCTACACCATCCGATGGTATGAACTTCATAAAAGAAATCGCTGATTATATTTGTGAAAATAAAGGTGGCAATGGTGCTTTCAGAGAAGTAGCTGAACTTATTATATCATCTAAATCAAAATAA